From one Chitinivorax sp. B genomic stretch:
- a CDS encoding ATP-binding protein yields MHDGLASWSVNTIKPTVLGPVSPPIWYEAAQLAGRLAEVLQQGPLQDEQSQQAIAFLTAHWQRAKASQPTPARQPLDTLCHRLKLGTQERMLLVLAGMADEHEGFVATFAGLHPRNEPFPTVGLLARLAFDSVDRSECWRLLTQSPLIKLGLVRLSGDGAWPEHSLHLAERVWPVLYGLDCWPQDMAPQVAATRVADSWLQHPDVRYALSRLGSQQALAVSLQGEPQAMRVRLAQLLGELGQRAACFDISSMSESLLETLLLHCLLRDRIPVLIGTPTGNSPLARFPAPLLLAETEPVLLASLPLPVLPLPAPRPSRQLLAALWQEAMPELGEQAIALAARFPLEPRRLFRVQDDARAIAGLTPLRDTTAYQALKTRLARGSDTQVRRLVPHADWPDLVLPPAAMNALHDAVARLALQAQVMDDWGFERGDANRRGLRLLFCGLPGTGKTLAAEVIAHALHAELMVIDLSRIVSKWIGETEKNLAAVFEEAETTRGVLFFDEADALFAKRTDVHDANDRFANIETAYLLTRLERFDGIAILATNLRQHIDKAFLRRFEFVIDFPEPGAEERAAIWQRHVPAQAPIAAEVDFEVLALRYPMSGAMIRNALLSAAYYAAARQDDITCDALERAIALEFEKTGRLCP; encoded by the coding sequence ATGCATGATGGCCTTGCCTCCTGGTCCGTCAACACCATCAAACCGACGGTGCTGGGCCCTGTCAGTCCACCGATCTGGTACGAAGCGGCCCAATTGGCTGGGCGGTTGGCCGAGGTGTTGCAGCAGGGCCCGTTGCAGGACGAGCAGTCTCAACAGGCGATTGCTTTTCTGACAGCACATTGGCAGCGTGCCAAGGCCAGCCAGCCGACACCAGCCCGCCAGCCGCTGGATACGCTATGCCATCGCCTCAAGCTGGGCACACAGGAACGCATGCTGCTGGTGCTGGCCGGTATGGCCGATGAGCACGAAGGCTTTGTGGCCACTTTTGCCGGCCTGCATCCACGTAACGAGCCGTTTCCCACGGTCGGGCTATTGGCACGGCTGGCGTTCGATAGTGTGGATCGTAGTGAGTGCTGGCGGTTGCTGACGCAAAGTCCGTTGATCAAACTTGGCCTGGTCCGCCTGAGCGGTGACGGTGCCTGGCCGGAACACTCGCTGCATCTGGCTGAACGCGTCTGGCCGGTGTTGTATGGCTTGGATTGCTGGCCACAGGACATGGCACCGCAAGTTGCCGCTACCCGAGTTGCCGATAGTTGGTTGCAGCACCCAGATGTCCGTTATGCACTGAGTCGGCTGGGCAGCCAGCAGGCATTGGCAGTCAGCCTGCAGGGTGAGCCACAGGCCATGCGTGTTCGCTTGGCACAACTGCTGGGTGAGCTGGGGCAGCGTGCTGCGTGTTTCGACATCTCGTCCATGTCGGAGTCGTTGCTGGAAACCCTGTTGTTACATTGCCTGTTGCGTGATCGGATACCGGTGTTGATTGGTACCCCGACTGGTAACAGCCCATTGGCCCGATTTCCGGCACCGCTGTTGCTGGCTGAAACCGAACCAGTCCTGTTGGCCAGCCTGCCGTTGCCGGTATTGCCCTTACCGGCACCACGCCCGTCAAGGCAACTATTGGCCGCCTTGTGGCAAGAGGCCATGCCGGAATTGGGTGAGCAGGCGATTGCATTGGCTGCCCGGTTCCCGCTGGAGCCACGCCGCCTGTTTCGGGTACAGGATGATGCCCGGGCAATCGCTGGGCTGACCCCATTGCGCGACACCACAGCCTATCAGGCATTGAAGACCAGGCTGGCACGAGGTAGCGATACCCAGGTGCGCAGGCTGGTGCCGCATGCCGACTGGCCTGATCTGGTGCTGCCGCCTGCCGCAATGAATGCACTGCACGATGCCGTGGCCCGTTTGGCGCTGCAGGCACAGGTGATGGATGACTGGGGCTTCGAACGGGGGGACGCCAACCGACGTGGATTGCGCCTGCTGTTTTGCGGCCTGCCCGGTACCGGCAAGACGCTGGCTGCCGAAGTGATCGCCCATGCACTGCATGCCGAGCTGATGGTGATCGACCTGTCACGCATCGTGTCGAAATGGATCGGTGAGACTGAAAAGAACCTGGCCGCCGTGTTCGAAGAAGCTGAAACCACCCGTGGGGTACTGTTCTTTGACGAGGCCGATGCGCTGTTTGCCAAACGCACCGATGTGCATGATGCCAACGACCGTTTTGCCAACATTGAAACCGCCTATCTGCTGACCCGGCTGGAGCGATTCGATGGCATCGCCATCCTGGCCACCAACCTGCGCCAGCACATCGACAAGGCATTTCTGCGCCGATTCGAGTTTGTCATCGACTTTCCCGAACCGGGGGCCGAAGAGCGTGCCGCCATCTGGCAACGGCATGTGCCGGCCCAAGCGCCGATCGCCGCCGAGGTGGATTTTGAAGTGCTGGCACTGCGTTACCCGATGTCCGGTGCCATGATCCGCAACGCCTTGTTGTCCGCAGCCTATTACGCTGCCGCTCGCCAAGATGACATCACGTGCGATGCACTGGAGCGGGCGATTGCGCTGGAGTTCGAAAAAACCGGGCGGCTTTGCCCATAG